One genomic segment of Stigmatella erecta includes these proteins:
- a CDS encoding acetylglutamate kinase: protein MPFSPDPYSALRSAARYVRQFRRKTFVVLLDGPVIGDPKLRRAACEQIGLLWAFSIQPVVVHSSSPELDTPFDTGSPLTGRLRTDLLTDLQAAGVPCVGLSGVDAGLLKARPVNAGTSGDIESVDTRLLQHLRSGEYVPVVAPLAGDPTGAVHNASADTVAALLAVALGAEKLFFLLTTPGLLRDASNPNSIIPLASLQELVGLEKEGQLSGSLKPKAHAIRHALEGGVGSVHLVSGTLPDALLEEVFTNEGSGTMVVREPPARGAGGST, encoded by the coding sequence ATGCCCTTCTCTCCCGATCCCTACTCCGCGCTGCGCTCCGCCGCCCGCTACGTCCGGCAGTTCCGCCGGAAGACCTTCGTGGTGCTGCTCGACGGCCCCGTCATCGGGGATCCGAAGCTGCGCCGGGCGGCCTGCGAGCAGATCGGCCTCCTGTGGGCCTTCTCCATCCAGCCCGTGGTGGTGCACAGCTCGAGCCCCGAGCTGGACACCCCGTTCGACACGGGCTCACCCCTCACCGGCCGGCTGCGCACGGACCTGCTCACGGACCTTCAGGCCGCGGGCGTGCCGTGCGTGGGCCTGAGCGGCGTGGACGCGGGCCTGCTCAAGGCCCGGCCAGTGAACGCCGGCACGAGCGGTGACATCGAGTCGGTGGACACGCGCTTGCTCCAGCACCTGCGCTCGGGCGAGTACGTGCCCGTGGTGGCGCCCCTCGCGGGCGACCCGACGGGCGCCGTGCACAACGCCAGCGCGGACACGGTGGCGGCCCTGCTCGCGGTGGCCCTGGGCGCCGAGAAGCTCTTCTTCCTGCTCACCACACCGGGCCTGCTGCGCGACGCGTCCAACCCCAACTCCATCATCCCCCTGGCCTCGCTGCAGGAGCTGGTGGGGCTGGAGAAGGAAGGCCAGCTCTCCGGCAGCCTCAAGCCCAAGGCCCACGCCATCCGTCACGCCCTGGAGGGCGGCGTCGGCAGCGTGCACCTGGTGAGCGGCACCCTGCCGGATGCGCTCCTGGAGGAGGTCTTCACCAACGAGGGCAGCGGCACCATGGTCGTCCGCGAGCCCCCCGCGCGCGGCGCCGGAGGGTCCACGTGA